One genomic region from Rhodoligotrophos appendicifer encodes:
- the rsmI gene encoding 16S rRNA (cytidine(1402)-2'-O)-methyltransferase: MSRPLNVDPSSIESGEATRRFVIEGRSFSAARAEPGLHVTATPIGNLADVTLRSLQTLAGVDAILCEDTRVTRKLTTRYGIGTKLEPYHDHNAAKVRPGILDRLQEGAAIALVSDAGTPLVSDPGYKLVHEARDRGIRLHAIPGPSAVLAGLTISGLPSDSFMFAGFLPNRAGDRKRHLAQVADVPATLIFFESAQRIEAALASVAEVMGNRPVAVTRELTKLHEEALTGTAEEVAAAIAVRGGVRGEITLLIGPPDAAAQETDDGDIDAEVLTALRTMSASRAAAHVAEALNLPRKRVYARALALKEASDGGKDA; encoded by the coding sequence TTGTCCAGACCACTGAACGTTGATCCATCCTCGATCGAATCCGGCGAGGCAACGCGGCGTTTCGTCATCGAGGGTCGTAGCTTCTCGGCGGCGCGCGCCGAGCCCGGGCTGCATGTGACGGCGACGCCGATCGGCAATCTGGCGGACGTAACCCTACGGTCCCTGCAGACATTGGCGGGTGTCGACGCGATCCTGTGCGAGGACACGAGGGTCACGCGGAAGCTCACAACGCGGTACGGCATCGGAACGAAACTGGAACCTTACCACGATCACAATGCCGCGAAGGTGCGGCCGGGCATTCTGGATCGCCTTCAGGAGGGTGCGGCGATAGCGCTCGTGAGTGATGCCGGCACCCCGCTTGTCTCTGACCCCGGCTACAAGCTTGTCCATGAAGCGCGCGACCGGGGGATCCGCTTGCACGCGATCCCGGGCCCCAGCGCCGTGCTGGCAGGACTGACGATTTCCGGGCTCCCGAGTGACAGCTTCATGTTCGCCGGCTTTCTGCCCAACCGCGCCGGTGATCGAAAACGTCATCTGGCCCAGGTCGCCGATGTCCCGGCCACGTTGATCTTCTTTGAATCGGCCCAGCGGATCGAAGCGGCACTGGCCAGTGTCGCGGAGGTCATGGGAAACCGGCCCGTTGCCGTGACGCGGGAATTGACCAAGCTGCACGAGGAGGCCCTGACCGGTACTGCCGAGGAGGTCGCAGCGGCGATCGCAGTGCGCGGGGGCGTGCGGGGGGAAATTACCCTTTTGATCGGCCCGCCTGACGCGGCAGCCCAGGAAACCGACGATGGCGACATCGATGCCGAGGTGTTGACGGCTCTCCGCACAATGTCGGCCAGCCGCGCCGCAGCGCATGTCGCCGAAGCATTGAACCTGCCGCGGAAGCGCGTCTACGCCCGCGCGCTGGCCCTGAAGGAGGCGAGCGATGGCGGAAAGGACGCCTGA
- a CDS encoding YraN family protein, protein MAERTPELSRRQAYRRGHRAESVAALLLRLKGFRILERRTKTPLGEIDLIAVRGSLIIFVEVKQRARNAATLEVLTPRQQQRIMRAAHYWLPRHPSLSGHNYRFDMVVVQPYLWPQHIADAFTAGSHRSP, encoded by the coding sequence ATGGCGGAAAGGACGCCTGAGCTCTCTCGCCGGCAGGCCTATCGGCGCGGCCATCGGGCCGAATCGGTCGCCGCCCTCCTGCTCCGCCTCAAGGGCTTCCGCATTCTGGAGCGACGCACCAAGACCCCCCTCGGGGAGATAGATCTGATCGCCGTTCGCGGCTCTCTGATCATCTTTGTGGAGGTGAAGCAGCGGGCCCGGAACGCGGCCACGCTGGAGGTGCTGACGCCGCGCCAGCAGCAACGGATCATGCGGGCCGCCCATTATTGGCTGCCGCGCCACCCTAGCCTCTCGGGGCACAACTACCGCTTTGACATGGTTGTTGTGCAGCCCTACCTATGGCCCCAGCATATCGCGGACGCCTTCACGGCCGGCTCTCATCGCTCGCCGTGA
- the gshB gene encoding glutathione synthase, with the protein MPLKIAVQMDPIESISIKGDSTFAMLLEAQHRGHEIFYYVPKALSLRDGKLMAPGSSLELRDEPGDYFTLSDRRVEDLSNSDVILLRQDPPFDMSYITTTHLLEQVHPKTLVVNDPAEVRNAPEKIFVTRFPEFMPPTLITRDRDAIRAFKDEFGDIILKPLFGNGGAGVFRLSHGDENLASLVELFEQSFREPFIVQKYLPEVRKGDKRVILVDGKAVGAINRVPALGEARSNMHVGGRAEPSELTRREHEICEAIGPELKQRGLIFVGIDVIGDWLTEINVTSPTGIREVKRFGGADIAALIWDAIEDKR; encoded by the coding sequence ATGCCGTTGAAGATTGCCGTTCAGATGGATCCCATCGAATCCATCAGCATCAAGGGCGACTCGACCTTCGCCATGCTGTTGGAGGCCCAGCACCGCGGTCATGAGATTTTTTATTACGTCCCCAAGGCCCTGAGCCTGCGCGACGGCAAGCTGATGGCGCCCGGCTCCAGCTTGGAGCTGCGCGACGAACCTGGGGATTACTTCACCCTCAGCGATCGGCGGGTGGAGGATCTGTCGAATAGCGATGTGATTCTGCTTCGGCAGGATCCGCCCTTCGACATGTCCTACATCACGACCACGCACTTGCTTGAGCAGGTCCACCCCAAGACGCTTGTGGTCAACGACCCTGCCGAAGTACGTAACGCGCCGGAAAAGATCTTCGTCACCCGCTTTCCCGAATTCATGCCGCCGACCCTCATCACCCGTGACCGCGATGCGATCCGCGCCTTCAAGGACGAGTTCGGCGACATCATCTTGAAGCCGCTCTTCGGAAATGGCGGCGCCGGCGTGTTCCGGCTGAGCCACGGCGACGAGAACTTGGCCTCCCTGGTCGAACTCTTCGAACAATCCTTCCGCGAGCCGTTCATCGTGCAGAAATATCTGCCCGAGGTGCGAAAGGGCGACAAGCGCGTGATCCTGGTGGACGGCAAGGCCGTGGGCGCCATCAATCGCGTGCCCGCTTTGGGTGAGGCGCGCTCCAATATGCATGTGGGAGGGCGGGCTGAGCCGTCCGAGCTGACCCGCCGGGAACATGAGATCTGCGAAGCCATCGGACCCGAGCTGAAGCAGCGGGGCCTGATCTTCGTCGGCATCGATGTCATCGGCGACTGGCTGACGGAGATTAACGTCACTTCGCCCACGGGCATTCGCGAAGTGAAGCGCTTCGGCGGCGCCGACATCGCCGCTTTGATCTGGGACGCGATCGAAGACAAGCGCTGA
- a CDS encoding PAS domain-containing hybrid sensor histidine kinase/response regulator, which produces MVDSSSHSFLPSDPVPVLDRSSGRASFGLHDEPTVDLPTRDLHLLLACLGLVAVILIAGWIALAPSVSATVEAMIAVAFLACVGAGVFTLMATRKLARVAPQLEKRRDSEARYRQLIDNQADPIFHRDLNGHITFVNAAFERLFGTTSETALVEGLNFKVLEGMTHSEADAKLSLPPHRLSFEQKLQTRTGHCWLSWESAALLAPDGRLLEIQSVGRDITAQVSAIEEIRRARDDAEAANRAKSMFLATISHEIRTPMNGVLGMLDLLMGTDLTPEQRSYMRTADISGRALLSLIDEILDLSKAESDRVDLTLAPFDLTEMVENVTELLAPRAHAKNLEIACFVDPALPQEIVADGPKLRQILINLAGNAVKFTESGGIAVRVCLKNDLGGTARAGPYLTEWSVTDTGIGIDPDKIPFIFDAFSQVESGNARRYGGSGLGLTISRRLVERMGGDLNVRSTPSRGTTFRFEIAVEGVVPAESQEEIPPPLQGMTAFLVMSDGTPAELLQAYLEGDGAVVHRCPDAASLGSVVDAIAKAPASGPLSQLLVLVDSDLSADFVSAIDAIGRPGSLPRIWLLLTAEERSDVLPLISELYAGYLVKPLRRSSLRRWLPPSAHVGGAKEQKGPRRSEGARPPEPRIDRPLSILLVEDNRINAMLTRVLLERVGHKVTHVKTGLDAVEAARGSIDTEGQPFDLALMDIQMPDMDGLEATRQIRAEEASSGDGRRLPIVSLTANALEEDRLACLAAGMDYYLVKPFRLAELQEAMAHALSAPTLQVSQSAAGAVMKTVSHWSPPKRPASAPPH; this is translated from the coding sequence GTGGTCGACTCCTCTTCGCACAGTTTTTTGCCCTCCGACCCGGTACCGGTCCTCGACAGGAGCTCAGGCCGGGCCTCCTTTGGGCTTCACGACGAGCCGACTGTCGATCTTCCGACGAGGGATCTGCATCTGCTCCTGGCCTGTCTCGGACTGGTGGCCGTCATCCTCATAGCGGGTTGGATTGCGCTGGCTCCTTCTGTCTCGGCGACCGTGGAGGCGATGATTGCCGTCGCCTTTCTCGCATGCGTCGGAGCTGGCGTGTTCACTCTGATGGCGACACGAAAGTTGGCCCGAGTGGCGCCACAGCTCGAAAAGCGTCGGGACAGCGAAGCCCGATACCGCCAGCTCATCGACAATCAGGCCGATCCCATTTTCCACAGGGATCTGAACGGTCATATCACCTTCGTGAATGCAGCTTTCGAGCGCCTCTTCGGCACCACCAGCGAGACAGCCCTCGTCGAAGGCCTCAATTTCAAGGTCCTCGAGGGAATGACTCACAGCGAGGCGGACGCAAAGCTGTCGCTGCCGCCCCACAGGCTCAGTTTCGAACAGAAACTGCAAACTCGAACGGGCCACTGCTGGCTGTCTTGGGAGAGCGCTGCCCTCCTCGCGCCCGACGGCCGCTTGTTGGAAATTCAAAGTGTCGGCCGCGACATCACGGCCCAGGTTTCGGCCATCGAGGAGATCAGGCGGGCCCGCGACGACGCGGAGGCAGCCAACCGGGCCAAATCGATGTTCCTGGCGACCATCAGCCATGAGATCCGCACCCCGATGAATGGCGTGCTGGGAATGCTCGACCTGCTGATGGGCACCGATCTCACCCCGGAGCAACGGTCCTACATGCGGACGGCCGACATTTCCGGTCGCGCTCTCCTGTCGCTCATCGACGAGATCCTGGATCTGTCCAAAGCGGAGTCAGACCGGGTTGACTTGACCCTCGCCCCTTTCGATCTCACCGAGATGGTCGAGAACGTGACGGAACTCCTCGCCCCCCGAGCCCATGCAAAGAATCTCGAAATCGCCTGCTTTGTCGACCCCGCCTTGCCTCAGGAGATCGTCGCTGACGGCCCGAAGCTTCGGCAGATCCTGATCAATCTTGCCGGAAACGCTGTGAAATTCACGGAGAGTGGAGGCATAGCGGTCCGGGTATGCCTGAAGAACGACCTCGGTGGAACTGCCCGGGCGGGCCCCTATCTCACCGAGTGGTCGGTGACGGACACCGGCATTGGCATCGATCCCGATAAGATCCCCTTCATCTTCGACGCCTTCTCTCAGGTCGAGTCCGGGAATGCGCGGCGCTATGGCGGATCCGGCCTGGGACTGACCATTTCCCGTCGTCTTGTTGAACGGATGGGTGGCGATCTGAACGTTCGCAGTACGCCCTCGAGAGGCACGACCTTCCGTTTCGAGATCGCCGTGGAAGGCGTTGTTCCCGCAGAGTCCCAGGAGGAAATTCCGCCGCCGCTCCAAGGGATGACGGCCTTTTTGGTCATGAGCGACGGGACCCCGGCAGAGCTCCTGCAGGCCTATTTGGAAGGCGACGGCGCCGTTGTACACCGATGTCCGGATGCCGCGAGCCTTGGAAGCGTTGTGGATGCCATCGCTAAAGCACCAGCCTCGGGACCTCTGTCACAATTGCTCGTGCTGGTGGACAGTGACCTGTCGGCTGACTTCGTGTCTGCCATCGACGCAATAGGCAGGCCTGGGTCGCTTCCAAGGATCTGGCTGTTGCTCACCGCTGAAGAGCGGAGCGACGTCCTGCCTTTGATATCGGAGCTTTATGCCGGATACCTCGTGAAGCCGCTCCGGCGCAGTTCTCTCCGGCGCTGGTTGCCCCCTTCAGCCCATGTCGGTGGTGCCAAGGAGCAAAAAGGACCCCGGCGCAGCGAGGGCGCCCGGCCTCCCGAACCCAGGATTGACAGACCCCTGTCGATCCTCCTCGTCGAAGACAATCGGATCAACGCCATGCTGACCAGGGTCCTGCTTGAGCGGGTCGGACATAAGGTGACCCATGTGAAAACCGGTCTTGACGCCGTGGAGGCGGCCAGGGGGTCGATCGACACCGAGGGACAACCGTTTGATTTGGCGTTGATGGACATCCAGATGCCCGACATGGATGGTCTGGAGGCGACCCGCCAGATCCGTGCCGAGGAGGCGTCATCTGGCGACGGGCGCCGGCTGCCGATCGTGTCCCTCACAGCCAACGCGCTGGAAGAGGATCGCCTCGCCTGCCTGGCCGCGGGCATGGACTACTATCTCGTCAAACCATTCCGGCTTGCGGAACTGCAGGAGGCCATGGCCCACGCTTTATCAGCGCCGACGCTCCAGGTGTCGCAATCCGCAGCCGGCGCCGTCATGAAGACTGTAAGCCACTGGTCGCCTCCCAAGCGCCCCGCATCGGCACCCCCTCATTGA
- a CDS encoding GNAT family N-acetyltransferase, with protein MGATANFQQESDTLTRRSNATPSASTLLGRKGSLEVRLSRDPDDVAAAQSLRYRVFYEELNARASAETLIWRRDADAFDAICDHLLVLQTENGDTSSDAIRIGDAQVVGTYRLLRQEVAQRNAGFYTQDEFDIATLVGSKPALKFLELGRSCVLKPYRTKPVVELLWQGIWNYVRLHQLDVMLGCASLEGTDLDALRLPLKFLHDEFSAPAEWYVRAQPDRYVPMDSPGLPPVDPRQAMRSLPPLIKGYLRLGAYIGDGAVVDHQFNTVDVLIILPVTSINNRYFSHFGAPDDLQLPTS; from the coding sequence ATGGGTGCCACCGCGAACTTTCAACAAGAATCAGACACCCTCACACGCCGAAGCAACGCGACCCCATCGGCGAGTACCTTGCTTGGCCGAAAGGGGTCTCTTGAGGTCCGCCTCTCCCGGGACCCCGATGACGTGGCTGCCGCGCAGTCCCTGAGATACCGGGTCTTTTACGAGGAGCTGAACGCCCGGGCCTCCGCCGAGACCCTGATCTGGCGCCGTGACGCCGACGCCTTCGACGCCATCTGTGATCACCTGCTGGTCCTGCAGACCGAGAACGGAGACACCAGCAGCGACGCCATCCGCATCGGCGATGCTCAGGTCGTCGGCACCTACCGGCTGCTGCGCCAGGAGGTGGCGCAACGGAACGCCGGTTTCTACACCCAGGACGAGTTTGACATTGCAACCCTCGTCGGCAGCAAGCCTGCACTGAAATTTCTTGAGCTCGGTCGCTCCTGCGTTCTGAAGCCCTATCGTACGAAACCCGTCGTGGAGCTGCTCTGGCAGGGGATTTGGAATTATGTCCGGCTGCATCAGCTCGATGTGATGCTGGGATGTGCGAGCCTCGAAGGGACCGATTTGGACGCCCTTCGCCTGCCCCTCAAATTTTTGCACGACGAGTTCTCGGCTCCCGCTGAATGGTACGTCCGAGCCCAGCCGGATCGCTATGTACCGATGGACTCTCCCGGTCTTCCTCCGGTGGATCCTCGGCAGGCGATGCGCAGCCTGCCGCCGCTGATCAAGGGTTACCTCAGGCTCGGAGCCTATATCGGTGACGGCGCCGTCGTGGATCATCAGTTCAACACCGTCGACGTTCTGATCATCCTTCCCGTGACGTCGATCAACAACCGCTATTTCAGCCACTTTGGCGCCCCTGACGACCTGCAGCTTCCCACGTCCTGA
- a CDS encoding TetR family transcriptional regulator C-terminal domain-containing protein — MSKAGQPQGDPVRERQSPDRRRQQLIDAAVHAIALHGLSRVTLQQVASLAGLTAGMVNFHFDSKQSLLTATLKHIANEYNSAFDLAVERAAGDPVAALSGVIVTSLDHAVASPEKVAVWSAFWGETRARDEYLSLCGGVDAAQQKRIEALIKELVQREGRPLDAYSIAFGLSGVLDGLWQEILVQWQDFDRHRAIELCHRYLANFFPAFFVPPRPEAIPRSLPASISPYASLPASAYTDSKRYQLERTDIYRHAWHFMGHESEIPDTGCYRTLAVAGEHAFVIRGPDGLIRAFHNVAPHRPIPVVEGEQGVTGSIITIDDPGLAFDLKGAVRNATHLAESNLALRPVAVDVAANFIFVNFGDAPRLMSDRLAVWPANPLAGLSGLNQVVWRETCECGADWKAVVETLLYNGETASAHTEEFESVRIAILDQDPLKTASGAKDGLEQSGDPGQHCFLYPNLFLSVSDGIVQAISVLPKGPGRTSLLSVGYAAGDRLGRADWPGEWAASPALKSAARRAEAMQQRLQSLAYSRGMRRKGEPALGSFHEWLQSDVSSTEGDDFA, encoded by the coding sequence ATGTCGAAAGCGGGCCAGCCGCAGGGGGATCCTGTCAGAGAGCGGCAGTCACCAGATCGTCGTCGTCAACAACTAATTGACGCCGCCGTTCATGCCATCGCCCTTCACGGACTGTCCCGGGTAACTCTCCAGCAAGTGGCAAGCCTTGCCGGACTGACTGCTGGAATGGTGAACTTTCACTTCGACAGCAAACAGTCTCTTCTCACCGCCACCCTGAAGCACATCGCCAACGAATATAATTCTGCATTTGATCTCGCCGTCGAGAGGGCGGCGGGAGATCCGGTGGCGGCGCTTAGCGGTGTGATCGTTACCAGTTTGGATCACGCTGTGGCGTCTCCGGAGAAAGTCGCTGTCTGGTCGGCGTTCTGGGGCGAAACGCGGGCGAGAGACGAATATCTGTCTCTCTGTGGCGGCGTTGACGCCGCACAGCAAAAGCGGATCGAGGCCCTCATCAAGGAACTGGTGCAGCGCGAGGGTCGTCCTCTGGATGCCTATTCGATCGCCTTTGGCCTGAGCGGCGTCCTTGATGGTCTATGGCAGGAAATCCTGGTTCAATGGCAAGACTTTGATCGACATCGAGCGATCGAGCTATGCCATCGATACCTCGCGAATTTCTTCCCCGCATTTTTTGTGCCGCCACGACCGGAGGCGATCCCGCGTTCTTTGCCGGCATCAATCAGCCCTTATGCCAGTTTACCAGCGTCCGCCTATACAGACTCCAAGCGGTATCAACTCGAACGCACAGACATTTACCGCCACGCTTGGCACTTCATGGGCCATGAGAGCGAGATTCCGGACACCGGCTGCTACCGGACCCTGGCAGTCGCCGGCGAGCACGCCTTCGTAATCCGTGGTCCCGACGGCCTCATCAGGGCCTTCCATAACGTCGCTCCCCACCGTCCGATTCCGGTTGTCGAAGGAGAGCAGGGGGTAACGGGATCAATAATCACGATAGACGATCCTGGCCTGGCCTTTGATCTCAAAGGGGCCGTGCGAAATGCAACGCATTTGGCGGAAAGCAATCTGGCACTGCGACCTGTCGCAGTCGACGTTGCCGCGAATTTCATCTTCGTAAACTTCGGTGATGCCCCCAGGCTCATGTCCGATCGTCTGGCGGTATGGCCAGCCAACCCCTTGGCGGGCTTGTCGGGCCTGAACCAAGTCGTCTGGCGGGAGACCTGCGAATGTGGAGCCGATTGGAAGGCGGTGGTCGAAACCCTCCTCTACAATGGCGAAACAGCCAGCGCGCACACGGAGGAATTCGAGTCCGTGCGCATTGCCATACTCGACCAAGATCCCTTGAAGACCGCCTCCGGGGCGAAGGATGGCCTCGAACAGAGCGGCGATCCGGGTCAGCACTGCTTTCTCTATCCGAACCTCTTTCTTTCGGTGAGCGACGGAATAGTTCAGGCGATATCGGTTCTCCCGAAGGGTCCCGGCCGAACCAGCCTGCTCTCGGTGGGATACGCCGCCGGTGACCGGCTCGGACGGGCCGACTGGCCCGGCGAGTGGGCAGCATCACCGGCACTGAAATCCGCAGCCCGTCGCGCCGAGGCGATGCAGCAGCGGCTGCAGAGCCTCGCTTATTCCAGGGGGATGCGTCGCAAGGGTGAGCCAGCTCTCGGCAGCTTTCACGAGTGGCTGCAATCCGACGTGTCCTCGACCGAAGGAGACGATTTCGCTTGA
- a CDS encoding acetate--CoA ligase family protein, with protein sequence MPPHRLDPLLKPRSLAVVGASRRPGSVGNLMIRQLLQGGYGGALHAVNPGYDSVEGVPCFATLAELPRVPEHAVFALSDDRIEGEFRSAIAQGIRAATIVSALAGETSDSVSRRDRIGEMARSAGILLCGGNGMGFYNFAAGVRVCGFQTRERHEPGGVTLISHSGSLFTALLDAEERIDYNLAVSSGQELVLTLADYMDFALEQAETRVIGLFMETARDPGGFLLALEKAAARRIPVVALKVGRSEAAVRFTETHSGALAGDDAAYQAVFEAYGVSRVTSIDELAATLIAFQSTPAIGPGGLATLHDSGGERALFADLASDAGTAMAALSPATIGRLTAALDPGLAAANPLDAWGTGRNYPDNFHACTMALAENEDTAAVALVLDRGVGGRIFSDYFDMAAHAGRASGKPVFIVSNHQGSGADPRANDSTRAGIPVLDGVPVFLRAYGHLTRWRDFVPARKVSLDPIHHEWQERLASGSPLDEAQSLGLLAAAGITIPRHRMVTSLGDTIAAAGDIGYPVVLKSAAPGLAHKSDAGGVRLGLTGEALLSEAFADIASRLGPQMIVAEMITSPAIEMLLGMIHDPDFGPIVLLGFGGIHAEILQDVQALLPPFEADQALIALQRLRLRPLLDGVRGGPAGDIQAFCTSASAFSHLVSQLGPWLDAMDVNPVLVTATGCVAVDALVKLRSSQAKSSPSVEDTSDCSHS encoded by the coding sequence ATGCCGCCCCATCGCCTTGACCCACTGCTGAAGCCGCGCTCGCTTGCCGTCGTCGGCGCCAGCCGGCGGCCCGGATCGGTCGGCAATTTGATGATCCGTCAATTGCTGCAAGGCGGCTATGGTGGAGCGCTGCATGCCGTCAATCCAGGTTATGACAGCGTGGAGGGAGTTCCATGCTTTGCCACCTTGGCAGAGCTGCCCCGGGTCCCAGAGCATGCGGTGTTCGCTCTCTCAGATGACCGCATCGAGGGCGAGTTCAGGAGCGCTATTGCTCAAGGCATCCGTGCCGCCACCATCGTCTCGGCGCTCGCCGGCGAGACCTCGGACAGCGTGTCCCGTCGGGATCGAATCGGAGAGATGGCCCGGAGCGCGGGCATTCTCCTCTGCGGCGGCAATGGCATGGGCTTCTACAATTTCGCTGCCGGAGTTCGTGTCTGCGGATTTCAAACCCGTGAGAGGCACGAGCCCGGGGGCGTGACCTTGATCAGTCATTCAGGCTCGCTTTTCACGGCTCTCCTCGATGCAGAGGAGCGCATTGACTACAACCTTGCGGTCTCGTCCGGTCAGGAACTCGTGCTGACTCTTGCCGACTACATGGATTTCGCCCTCGAACAGGCTGAGACGAGGGTGATCGGCCTGTTCATGGAAACTGCCAGAGACCCCGGCGGATTCCTCCTGGCTCTGGAGAAGGCCGCTGCCCGCCGGATCCCGGTCGTCGCGCTGAAGGTCGGGCGCAGCGAAGCGGCAGTCCGCTTCACGGAGACTCATTCAGGTGCGCTGGCGGGCGATGATGCTGCGTATCAGGCCGTGTTCGAGGCCTATGGCGTCTCCCGCGTCACGTCGATCGACGAATTGGCCGCGACGTTGATCGCCTTCCAATCAACGCCGGCCATCGGGCCTGGCGGCCTCGCCACACTCCATGATTCCGGTGGTGAGCGCGCCCTGTTCGCCGATCTCGCCAGTGATGCGGGTACCGCCATGGCGGCGCTGTCGCCCGCGACCATCGGCCGGCTGACCGCGGCCTTGGATCCCGGCCTTGCCGCCGCCAATCCGCTGGATGCCTGGGGCACGGGGCGCAATTATCCAGACAACTTCCATGCCTGTACAATGGCTCTTGCCGAGAACGAGGACACGGCGGCTGTCGCGCTCGTGCTCGACCGCGGTGTTGGCGGGCGCATCTTTAGCGACTATTTCGACATGGCTGCCCATGCTGGACGAGCATCGGGCAAGCCCGTTTTCATCGTATCAAACCACCAGGGCAGCGGGGCCGATCCGAGGGCGAACGACTCCACACGGGCGGGCATTCCGGTGCTCGACGGCGTTCCGGTTTTCCTCAGGGCCTATGGCCATCTGACGAGATGGCGCGACTTCGTTCCGGCACGCAAGGTGAGCCTCGACCCCATCCATCATGAATGGCAGGAGCGGTTGGCCTCCGGCAGTCCACTCGACGAAGCTCAGTCGCTCGGCCTGCTCGCTGCTGCCGGCATCACCATCCCGAGGCACCGGATGGTGACTTCTCTGGGCGATACGATCGCGGCAGCCGGAGACATAGGTTATCCGGTGGTTCTGAAATCCGCCGCGCCAGGCCTCGCGCACAAATCGGATGCAGGCGGCGTACGCCTCGGCCTCACGGGTGAGGCTTTACTTTCAGAAGCCTTCGCGGACATCGCGAGCCGCCTCGGTCCGCAGATGATTGTTGCCGAGATGATCACTTCACCGGCCATCGAAATGCTCCTAGGGATGATCCATGATCCGGATTTCGGCCCTATCGTCCTGCTCGGCTTCGGCGGCATCCATGCCGAGATCCTTCAGGACGTCCAAGCGCTGCTTCCCCCTTTCGAGGCTGACCAGGCCCTGATCGCCCTGCAACGCCTCAGGCTGCGCCCTCTGCTCGATGGAGTCCGTGGCGGACCCGCGGGGGATATCCAGGCGTTCTGCACCTCAGCTTCAGCGTTCTCTCATCTGGTGTCACAGCTTGGACCGTGGCTGGACGCCATGGATGTCAATCCCGTCCTTGTGACAGCGACAGGATGCGTGGCGGTGGATGCGCTCGTCAAACTGCGCTCCTCTCAAGCGAAATCGTCTCCTTCGGTCGAGGACACGTCGGATTGCAGCCACTCGTGA
- a CDS encoding aminomethyltransferase family protein: protein MKPIDKGHFRTPLLPTPFAERTRPLSKLGSYIPWAGYLTVNIYEEEETEYFALRNQASLYDLTPMVKYRIEGPDAEDFLNRLTVRNVTKQKPGRVVYTIWCDDDGKVIDDGTIFRLTPTRFRLCCQERHLPWLLDSAIGFQVEIEEETDDIAALSLQGPTSFSVLKRAGFKGVETLKPFDLREFSLANGATVLISRTGFTGDLGYELWTDVDNALPLWDILWEAGPLYGLRAVGSHALNMARIEAGFIQTNGDFIAANQAVRRDRPRSPFEIGLEWMLSFDKGHFNGRRALLAEKERGTSRFCLVGLEIEGNVAADHSLIYHKKSKEVGHITAALWSPTAKRNIAIATLKRPYGVKVVDDLWVEIYAMRELEWQKLMLRAWIVPRPFFDPPRKKVTPPGRF from the coding sequence ATGAAGCCGATCGACAAGGGCCATTTCCGCACTCCGCTGCTGCCGACACCTTTTGCCGAGCGCACGAGGCCCCTGAGCAAGCTCGGCTCCTATATTCCCTGGGCCGGGTACCTCACCGTCAACATCTATGAAGAAGAGGAGACGGAGTATTTTGCGCTCCGGAATCAGGCGAGCCTCTATGACCTGACGCCGATGGTGAAGTATCGCATCGAGGGCCCCGACGCGGAGGATTTCCTGAACCGGCTGACGGTCCGTAATGTGACGAAGCAGAAACCGGGGAGGGTTGTCTATACAATCTGGTGCGACGATGATGGCAAGGTCATCGATGACGGCACCATTTTTCGGCTGACTCCCACCCGTTTCCGACTGTGCTGCCAGGAGCGGCATCTTCCCTGGCTCCTCGATTCCGCCATCGGCTTCCAGGTCGAGATCGAGGAGGAGACCGACGACATCGCCGCCCTCTCGCTGCAGGGGCCAACCTCCTTCTCCGTTCTCAAGCGGGCAGGGTTCAAGGGGGTCGAAACGCTGAAGCCTTTCGATCTGCGGGAGTTCTCGCTGGCGAATGGGGCCACGGTGTTGATTTCGCGCACCGGGTTCACAGGCGATCTCGGCTACGAGCTGTGGACCGATGTGGACAATGCCCTGCCGCTTTGGGACATCCTGTGGGAGGCTGGCCCGCTGTACGGGCTGAGGGCAGTCGGGTCTCATGCGCTGAATATGGCGCGCATTGAGGCAGGGTTCATCCAGACCAACGGGGACTTTATCGCCGCCAACCAGGCGGTGCGACGCGACCGGCCGCGCTCGCCCTTCGAGATCGGCCTGGAGTGGATGCTCAGCTTCGACAAGGGCCACTTCAACGGCCGGCGCGCCCTGCTGGCCGAGAAGGAGCGGGGAACCTCCCGCTTCTGTCTCGTGGGCCTGGAGATCGAGGGCAATGTCGCGGCCGACCACTCGCTGATCTATCACAAGAAATCCAAAGAAGTCGGGCACATCACCGCCGCCTTGTGGTCGCCGACGGCAAAGCGGAACATCGCCATCGCCACGCTCAAGCGTCCCTATGGCGTGAAGGTGGTGGATGACCTCTGGGTCGAGATCTATGCCATGCGAGAGCTGGAATGGCAGAAACTCATGTTGCGCGCCTGGATCGTGCCGAGGCCATTCTTCGATCCGCCGAGGAAAAAGGTGACGCCGCCCGGGCGGTTCTAG